The region TGTTGACGGAAGTTTAAAGTCCAGTTGAACGATGGAGAGTTGTTGTAAACAAGTTTCGCATTTGGCACAACTTCACGTACACGGTTAACCATGTGAGCGATTTCAGCTACGTTTGGAGTCGCAGTTTCGATCCAAAGAAGGTCAGCACCGTTTTGCAGGCTAGTTACACAGTCAAGTACAACGCGGTCGATTTGAGTGCCTTCACGGAACTGGTACAAGCCAGAAGCAAGACGTTTTGGACGGTGAAGTTTACCATCACGTTTGATCAGGATTTCGTCTTCAGTCGCTTCAGAGATGTCAATTTCTTGAGTGTCTAAGTAGCTGATGTATTGAGAAGCGATGTCACCTGGCTCTTTAACCACTGGGATTTTTTGAGTCAAGTCAGCGCCTTCAGAGTCAGTACGTGCAACGATGATACCGTCGTCAAGACCCATTTCAAGGAATGCATAGCGAAGCGCGTGGATTTTCGCGATGAAGTCTTCGTGTGGAACAGTTACTTTACCAGCTTGGTGACCACATTGTTTCGCGTCAGAAACCTGGTTTTCGATTTGAAGTGCACAAGCACCCGCTTCGATCATTTTCTTAGCTAGTAAGTAAGTAGCTTCTTCGTTACCGAAACCAGCGTCGATGTCCGCAATGATTGGCACGACGTGAGTTTGGAAGTTGTCGATTTGTGAAGTGATTTCAGCAGCTTTAGCAGTGTCACCAGCTTCTTGAGCTTTTTTAAGTGAACGGAAAAGATCGTTCAATTCTTTCGCGTCAGCTTGACGTAAGAAAGTGTAGATTTCTTCGATCAATGCAGGAACAGAAGTTTTTTCGTGCATAGATTGGTCAGGAAGTGGACCGAATTCTGAGCGAAGAGCTGCAACCATCCAACCAGAAAGGTAAATGTAGCGACGTTCAGTAGTACCGAAATATTTTTTGTTCGCAATCATTTTTTGCTGTGCGATAAAACCGTGCCAGCAGCCTAGTGATTGAGTGTATTTGCTAGAGTCAGCATCATAAGCAGCCATATCACGACGCATAATCGCTGCTGTGTATTTTGCAATGTCTAAACCTGTTTTGAAACGGTTCTGAAGTTGCATACGCGCAGCATCTTCAGGACTGATGTCTGCCCAAGTGTTGCCGAACTTCGCTTTTAATTCGCGGATTGCATCAATCGCTGTTTGATATGTAGTCATGATATATTCCTGTAATAATATTAGGATTTTTCTGCAACGTTGTTCTAAAACCAGACCCTCAAAACTTTGTTTAGATTTTAGTCAGCTCGTTGCGATGGTTAGAGATTAGATGCAATAAAAAAATTAATCCAATATTCTGAACGAATTATCATTATTTATTTAAAAAATATGTAGATGAAAGTCTAATTATATATTAATCAAGTTTCTATAAGTTACTGTATTTAATATTTTATTTTTAAATTTTCGAAATTTATTTCTGTCTAAAACTTCGGCAATCTGGACATAAAATATTCATTAGACTTAAGTCTTGACTCGCTTGGTAAGCTGGTTTTTTTGATCTTTTTTGCCAATCTTTTACTATATTTTGGGAAAACCAAATTCACGCATAACTTTATAATTCACACAATTTATCCACCATTTATTCCTAACCTACTTCTTAGTCTGACCTCCTTCTTCACCTACCTGATTTTAGCTAAAAATAGGCATCCAGTTTGACCCTGTAATTGACCGAATTGACAGACAAAATCCAGACTTGATTTATGAGCTCCCTCTGCTAAAAATGAATAAAAATTGCTGCAAAATCGGTGGCTTTTTTTTCATCAGCCACATACACAAGCCGCAGTACTTATGGCATAATCACTATAATTTCATGATTTTATTTTCGGTATTTTTTTTATGAATCTGGAGCGGGTCGATCTCAATCTATTAATTTATCTTGATGTACTTCTTCGCGAAAAAAATGTTACACGTGCAGCTGAGCAACTGGGCGTTACCCAGCCGGCCATGAGTAACATTTTGCGTCGTCTGCGCAATTTATTTAATGATCCCCTCTTGATCCGTTCTTCTGAAGGAATGACACCGACTGAACGCGCACTGGAACTGCAACCACGTATTCGCGATGCTCTGTCTGATCTATCCATGATTCTGGAACCCCGTACCGAGTTCCGTCCTTATACCTCCAATCGCGTCTTTCGCATCATGACTTCAGATTATGCTGAAGCCACACTGGTACCACGCCTAGTAAAAGCACTCCGTTCGGAAGCGCCGAATGTGGTTCTGGATTTCCTGACCCCAAGTGATGTGTCGTATCGCGACATGGAACAAGGTAAGGTCGACCTGGCAATCAACCGGTTCAATGAAATTCCACAAAGTTTCCACCAGGTCCTGGTTTGGCGTGACAGCTTTTCTTGTCTGCTAAATAATAAGCACCCTGCTGCTGGCAATCTGAACCTGAAAAGCTATCTAGATGCACAGCATATCTGGGTATCTAAAACCGGCATGGGCGTAGGTTTCGGGGTTAATCCTGAGAAACAGGCTGGGCTCGGCTGGATTGATCAGGCACTGGAACGTATTGGTCAAAAGCGTAAGATTTCGGTGTTTACCCGACATTATCAAATGCCGGGACTTCTTGCATCGAATGTGGATCTGGTTGCTACGTTGCCAACCCGTATCGCCCGCTTACAGGCCAAGAACCATAACTTGCTGCTAAAAGATCCACCGTTCTATATTCCAGAATTTGAATTGAAGATGGCTTGGTGTCCATTGCTGCATCATCATCCGGCGCATCGCTGGTTACGTCAGCTAATTCTGTATGTGGCGCGTCAGATGATTGAAGAAGAGAATCGTGAATTTATGCAGAATAATTCGCAATTTTCACCCTATTAATTTGAATTTCGAATAAATTCTTATTTTTTAAGCTTATACTGTAAGGACTTGAGATCTGTTTTTACACCTCAAGTCCTTTTTTGTGTTAAAAATATTCCAAGATAATATCAATCCACAGGTGGATTACGTGAGCCTCTTTCAAAACATCGTGATTATCTTAATACTCATCGCGGGGGCTGGTTTTTTATCACTGACTGAAATCGCACTTGCAGGTGCCCGCAAGGTCAAACTTAAAATTTTGGCTGAGTCAGGCGACCTCCGTGCCCAGAAAGTGCTGGATTTACAGGAAAACTCAGCAGACTTTTTTGCTGCCTCCCAAATTGGCTTAAATGCTGTCGCTATTCTCGGTGGTATTCTAGGTGAAGGCGCCTTTCGTCCTTATATCGCTGCATTTGTATCTCGTGTACATGATGGTCCTTGGACCCAGAACATCAGTTTTGCTCTGTCCTTCACATTGGTAACTTCGTTATTTATTCTATTTGCCGATCTGATGCCGAAACGTCTGGCTATGATTGCACCGGAAAAAATTTCAGTTTCTGTCATCAACCCGATTCAAGTTTTTATTAAAATCTGCAAGCCATTGGCTTGGGTAATTAATGCCATTGCAAATTTGCTGTTCCGCTTATTTAAAGTCAACACAATCCGTGACGACAATATTACCTTTGCAGATATCTCTGCGGTGATGGATGCGGGTGCTCAAGCCGGCGTACTGCAAAAGCAGGAACATCACTTTATTGAAAACGTGTTTGAACTTGAAGAACGTAACGTCCCTTCCAGTATGACTACACGTGAAAATGTCATCTTCTTTACCCTGACTGAAGCCGAAGATAGTATTCGTCAAAAACTAGCGCAATATCCTTATTCCAAATTCCTGGTGTGTAATGAAAATATCGACCAGGTCATTGGTTACGTCGATGCCAAGGATATTTTAGTTCGTATTCTAAATAACCAGAAAATCAATCAGCTGAATGAATCAACCATTCGTAATGTGTTAATGATTCCAGATACCCTGACCTTATCTGAGCTGCTCGACCGTTTCCGCTCTAGCAAAGAAAAGTTTGCAGTGGTGATCAATGAATATGCACTGGTTGTCGGTGTAATTACCCTGTCTGACATTATGATTACTGTAATGGGTGACTGGGTGACCCCAATGGAAGAAGATCAGCAGATCTTCAAACGCGATGCTGATTCATGGCTGATTGAAGGCAGTACACCAATTGAAGACATGAAGCATGCCTTAGGCATTGATGAAATGCCTGAAGAAGAAAATTATGAAACCCTGGCTGGCTTCATGATGTACAAGCTGCGCAAGATTCCACGTCCGGCGGATATTGTGATTCATGCAGGTTATAAATTTGAAGTTGTCGATGTCGATCATTTCAAAATTGACCAGCTGCTGGTGACTCGCCTATTAGGGCCTAATAAAAATACTACCGAAGAAGAATCAGATTAATCTGATTCTTCTTGAATTAAAACGATAAAAAGAAAGGTTAAATATGAGTATTACTGCAATCGTTGCATGTTTCAGTTTTTATTCCGCCCTATATTTGATTTATTACTTTTTTTCAAAAGTACAAAATCCATTATTTTTATTTTTAGCGGTGGGATTATTGATTTTCGCCTGCATGATCACCCCTTACGGTTATGAAAGACGTCGAAAAAGTTACGATAACACCATGCTATTTGAACCTTTTTGGGTTATTTATCCTTTAATCACATGGTGGCGTTTATTTATTTGGCCTGTACGAGGTCTACTTCGCTGGATTTACGACCATTAAAAAAGCACCCTAAGGTGCTTTTTTATTTGAATTAGTATTTGCTAATTAAGGCATCTAATACGGCTTGGTAGTGAATACGGATATCATCTTCCAGAATTTTATAAGCATTATCGAACTGCACCATTGGCCAGCCTTCTTTCCAGAATGGGAAAATATTATGCAGGTCATGTGTCACGATTGCATCTTCACGCACAATGGCCTGTGCGATCTGTGCCAATACAAATGCAGTTTCCGCACCATCAATCGCCAGGTAGTCAATACCACGCGCTTTTAAAATACGAATACGGTCTTTCTTATAACGAATCTTTTTGATCTGAGCTTCATTCAAATGCAGCGCGATAGACACTGCTTCAACAAATTTTTCTTCAAATGACTGATTTAATTTAACCAGCGCCTGCTTATGCGCTTCCTGACGACCCGCTTTACCACCCTGACGAATAGCTTCTTTCGCTTCGGTATCTAATTCATCATTTTTCATTGCCTGTAACAGGTCAAGAATTTCGATGTCACTTAAAGTCTCAGGAGATTGATCAGTCATGAACTGCCCTTACAAATAATATCTACAATGGACTATTTTCGCATAATTCCCGGGCAAAAAGATAAAATCCTGCTGTAAGTGAGATGATTTAATTGCGCCTTACAATTTTTCTGAAAAATTCAGCAATTTACTTTATAGTAATCTGACTCATCTATCCTCCTGCCCGACCTCTACATGCAAAACCAACAAGTCAATGTGCTGCTTCAGCAACTTCAGCTGCTCTACCCGGCGGCGTTTAAGCACAATTACCTGTTTTATAGCCAGATCAAGACCAGAGGCGTACTGGATGACCGTCGTGAATTTATTCCCTGGCTCTTGGCAAGCATGATTTTCGTGCCAATCAGTTTGGTACTGAAAGATATTTTCCTGAGTAATTTTACAGAGCTTAGCAACTTTCAGGCACATGCCTATGCCATTCTGGCAATTTTGCTGTTTCTCATGCTGATTGTTCCATTGGTCATTAAACAGATTCGACATTCTTCGCATTCACTTTATCAACTATTAAGACATAGTCCGGTCAAACTTGCTGTAGTCGTAATTCTGTCTGCCCTGAATATTGAATTTTTACAAAGTCAGTTTGTGATGTGGGCGCTCCTGTTCTTTGGTGTCAGTTTTGGCTTCGTGCGTTTTTATAAGGAAAATCTGTTTCGCCAAAATAGTCAGGACAGTGAATATTATCAGCTGCATCAACTGCGTCGTGTCTGTTTCTGGGCATACAAACAAAGTCTGAAAACCCGATTAAAACTCTATATGACTTCGGCAAACAACCCCGAATATGAAGTACTCAAGCGTCAGCTGAACCGCTATGCAGATCTGTATAGCCAGTTATTCAAAACTGAGCACCAGTACTGTAAACGCATTAAACATATTGATGTGGACAGCTATCTGGACGAAGTACTGTAAATCTGTAAATTTATTGAAATTTAAAGCTTTAAATAAGATCAGCTTTGCTTTCTTTTTAATTTTAATGGCCAAATTGACTGAAAATAAAACAAATAATAAGAAATCATCTTGCCAAGTTCTCTCTGCTCATCTATGATGGCGCGCATGCCCGAGTGGTGAAATCGGTAGACACAGGGGATTTAAAATCCCCCGCCCACAAAGCGTGCCAGTTCGAGTCTGGCCTCGGGCACCATTTTGATTCAGCTTAAAATGGTGCAAATGCAGAAACCCAGCAATCCGCTGGTTTTTTTGTGCCTGAAATTCAAAAATAGAGTGTGCCTCCTTATGTCCGCACCCCGCTCTTTCGATCTAGCCAAATTACAGTTACGCCATCCTGATGCATTCTTTTGCAGACTCAGCTACAGCCGCTATAAATATTTTAATCAAACTATTGATCCATATTTATATTTACGTATTGGTATTTTGATGCTGATTACCGGATTTTGTGTTCTGTGCTTTTCCCTGCCTTTTTATCCGGACTTTATGGATTCAAAGAATCAGGCCATTAGTGCGGGTACGATCGTACTCATCGGTATGCTCTATCCTTATATCTGGCGTGCCCAGTTTCAGGCCAAGTACAGCTCTGTACGCTACGCAAAGCGCCTGCAATCCTGTTTATATATTCAAACCTTGATTGTTGTTCTATCAATTATCAATTATCAGTATTTCCATTCAGCGCTCATAGCTTTACCTTGCCTGGGCCTACTGGCTTTCAGCAGTTTTATCGCAGTTTTAATTGAGCCAGGCTTTAGAAACTCTACGCGCAGTACCCAGCTGGTACGTTTGCAGCACATCCGCCAATTAGCTTACTGGTCTTATCAACAGTCGCAAAGCAAAGA is a window of Acinetobacter sp. ASP199 DNA encoding:
- a CDS encoding isocitrate lyase → MTTYQTAIDAIRELKAKFGNTWADISPEDAARMQLQNRFKTGLDIAKYTAAIMRRDMAAYDADSSKYTQSLGCWHGFIAQQKMIANKKYFGTTERRYIYLSGWMVAALRSEFGPLPDQSMHEKTSVPALIEEIYTFLRQADAKELNDLFRSLKKAQEAGDTAKAAEITSQIDNFQTHVVPIIADIDAGFGNEEATYLLAKKMIEAGACALQIENQVSDAKQCGHQAGKVTVPHEDFIAKIHALRYAFLEMGLDDGIIVARTDSEGADLTQKIPVVKEPGDIASQYISYLDTQEIDISEATEDEILIKRDGKLHRPKRLASGLYQFREGTQIDRVVLDCVTSLQNGADLLWIETATPNVAEIAHMVNRVREVVPNAKLVYNNSPSFNWTLNFRQQAYDRWVAEGKDVSAYDRAKLMSAEYDNTELAAEADEKVRTFQADASREAGVFHHLITLPTYHTAALSTHELAQGYFGSEGMLAYVAGVQRKEIRGGIACVKHQAMAGSDIGDDHKEIFAGDNALKAGDDAKNTMNQFSA
- a CDS encoding LysR family transcriptional regulator, with the translated sequence MNLERVDLNLLIYLDVLLREKNVTRAAEQLGVTQPAMSNILRRLRNLFNDPLLIRSSEGMTPTERALELQPRIRDALSDLSMILEPRTEFRPYTSNRVFRIMTSDYAEATLVPRLVKALRSEAPNVVLDFLTPSDVSYRDMEQGKVDLAINRFNEIPQSFHQVLVWRDSFSCLLNNKHPAAGNLNLKSYLDAQHIWVSKTGMGVGFGVNPEKQAGLGWIDQALERIGQKRKISVFTRHYQMPGLLASNVDLVATLPTRIARLQAKNHNLLLKDPPFYIPEFELKMAWCPLLHHHPAHRWLRQLILYVARQMIEEENREFMQNNSQFSPY
- a CDS encoding hemolysin family protein, encoding MSLFQNIVIILILIAGAGFLSLTEIALAGARKVKLKILAESGDLRAQKVLDLQENSADFFAASQIGLNAVAILGGILGEGAFRPYIAAFVSRVHDGPWTQNISFALSFTLVTSLFILFADLMPKRLAMIAPEKISVSVINPIQVFIKICKPLAWVINAIANLLFRLFKVNTIRDDNITFADISAVMDAGAQAGVLQKQEHHFIENVFELEERNVPSSMTTRENVIFFTLTEAEDSIRQKLAQYPYSKFLVCNENIDQVIGYVDAKDILVRILNNQKINQLNESTIRNVLMIPDTLTLSELLDRFRSSKEKFAVVINEYALVVGVITLSDIMITVMGDWVTPMEEDQQIFKRDADSWLIEGSTPIEDMKHALGIDEMPEEENYETLAGFMMYKLRKIPRPADIVIHAGYKFEVVDVDHFKIDQLLVTRLLGPNKNTTEEESD